The genomic region ATATAATTCTAAAATTGAAACAACTCAAAACAGCTAAAACTTATGGCTACTCTATTCTTTTAAAACATTATCAATATAATTTTTAATCTTCTTATTCATCGGATCAAGTAAGATAGCTTTTTTAAATTCTTTTTGACTCAAATCCTTATAATCAAGTTCGCTATATAGCCAGCCCAATTTCATATGAAAATTAGCATTTGTAGGATTAAGGTCTATTGCTTTCTTATAAAGCTCCTCTGATAAAAACAATACTTTTTCCTTAGAATTATATTCATCAAAATTCTTTAATTCATCTTTAAAATCTTCTCTAGTAACGAGCTCTGATAATAAATCAGCTTTTTTCTCCAAATATAGACTATTGCCAGGATTAAGGGCTATTGCCGAACTGATATTCTTTATAAGCTTACGGTATTCGATTATAGCATCAATTTTCTTATCTGGAATTTTAACATTAATTATTTTATCAAAAATTATCTTTGACTCATATTGCTTCAGAACAAGGGAGAAAACAAAAATTAAAGTTAAAGTTAATGCCGTTAATAAACTAATTTTTATTGGCATAGGGAGCCTTATCTTAAAATAAGGGATATCCAATGAAGAATGTACATCCTCCAAATAAATAACCCTATAGACCAGAGCTAAAATAATACAGAATAAGACAGCGTTTGCCGGAACATGAAAAACAAAATCAAACAAACTATGTAAAGTTATTGAAAACAACCCAAACAAACATCCTAATATTATACAAATTAAATAAACATTATTTTTTCTGGAATATTTCAGGAATATATTCTTGAAATAAAGGAATATAAAAATTAAAACAAGCAAAAAACCGAAAATTCCTGTTTCTACTAAAAGCTGCACTGGTTCATTATGGGCGAATTTAAACACATCATATTCAATATGGCTCTCAAATGTTTTGTATTTCTGGAATATTTCTCCAAAAGTACCAAGCCCGGTGCCAAATGAAGAAAAATCTTTAATAATTGACGCACTATTCTTAATCACATTCAATCTATCAGAATATATTTTAAGAGGATGTGTTAAAGTTTCTAATCTTTGAGCAACATGTTTTGAGCTAAAAACTCCAAAGGAAATCGCAAGGATTAATACCACAGCAATAATCATAAAAGTATTTCTTTTCTCTCTTATTTTAATACTTAAGAATAACAATAAAAGAAAAAGACTCATAAGAAAACTCACTATGCCTCCCCGAGAAAGAGACAAGAACAAACTCAAGGTCATTATGGATGCCATAAACAAAGACGAAATACGAATAGCCAAAGGAGATATCAAAGAATAACTAATCGCCAAAGGTATTACCATCTGGATGTAAGCTGAAAAATGATTGCGATTTGTGAAAGTTGAGAATTTTAGTATGGCGGGAGTAAAACGACTAACGACTCCATAGAAAGAAACGACAAATCCAATAACAATAATAGCAACGAATAACCTTTTAATCTTTTTTATCGTATCAATATAATTTATAACTGTAAAAAATATAAACAGATAGCTAGAAAACAACAGTAACATACTTACAGTTAATTCGGGATTAATGCTTAAAGAATGATTGCTGGCTGGGTTAACCATAAAGTCTTTGAAAAGTAAACCTGTTTTAGGCGAAAGAACAGATAAGAAATCTAGCGGTAAAGGAAGCAATTGGAATAAAATTAAGCAAACAAATAAAACTAATGGCAAGAATGGGAATCTGATTAGATGAAATTCTTTTTTGAAAAAACACTTCAAAATAAAAACAAAGACAAGCAGAATACTAATTAACTCAATTAAGAAAATTGGAGTATTTGTAACTCCGCCGTAGATAAGTGGTGGGAAAAATACAAGCGATAAAAGAAATGCCTCAATAACAAAAGAGCCTAAATATTCAACTGCTTCTTCTCGATGCATAAAATGGTATTATTTTTTCTTAACTTTCTTGCCTTCTTCACTATAGTAATAATGGTAATAGTAATACTTATCTTCTTTTTCAGGAGCAATATTATTAACGATAACTCCTATTGTCCGGCCACTCTTTGCTTCCGAGAGCTTCTTCTTTGCCCTGTCAACTGCTTCCAAACGAGTACTTGCCCCCTTGACTACCAAAACAACGCCATCAACAATATTTGATAATATTTGGGAATCTGCTACGCTTAATACAGGAGGAGAATCAACAATAATCCGGTTGAACTTTCCTTTTAAATCTTCGAGTAGAGTAATAATTTTCTTTGAAGAAAGGAGCTCGCTTGGATTAGGAGGAATCGTTCCGGTTGGGATTATAAATAGGTTCGGGATACTAGTTTTATTAATTATTTTTTCTAAATCAACGCCTCCTGTAAGAAAATCACTTAAGCCGGGTTTTTGGTCAATATTAAAGTTCTTGTGAATCTTGGGCCTACGCATATCCATGTCTATTAAAATTACCCGTTCATTCAATTGAGAAAATACTATCGACAAATTAGAAGAAACAAAACTTTTTCCCTCTTGAGGCAGAGAAGATGTAAGTAAAATAATATGGAGAGGCTTGTCTTCAGGGGTAGCAAAAAGAATTGAAGTGCGTGCCGCACGGAATGCTTCGCTGATTTGAGATTGGGCACCTTGCAAAGCAAGCACGGCTTTTTCAGAATCTGTTTTAGCTTCTTTATACACGGATGGGATATACCCCAAAAAAGGTAAATTTAAATAAGAGCTCACATCTTCTGCTGTCCGGATACTAGAATCTAAATACTCTAACAGATAAGAAATCCCTACTCCAATAATCAAAGAGAAAATAACCGCCATTTGCATAGCTTTCTGTTTATTGGGCTTAAAAGGGAACTCCGGAGGCTTAGCATAGTCAACAACGCTTATACGAGATGTCTCAATCTTTTCTGCTATCCCAGTTTCTTTAAGGCGGCTTAACATACCAGTATAAACGTTTTGACTAGATTCTACTTCTTTTTTCAATAGATTATATTGGACTAATTTCTGGTTTAACTCCAAAAGATGATTGGTTTCATTGATAAGCTTATCATTTATATCTTCAAGCTGTGCTTTAATTGCGATAATTTTAGGGTGCTGTTCCTTATAACGCTTAGCTCCTTCCGCAAGCTCTGTTTCAAGTTTTGACTTTTCACCTTTTAGCGCCTCTAACAAACCTTGTGTTTTTCTTTCTATGTCAGGCAAATCAACAATTTTGTTTGTTTGAACGTAATTATTTAAAGCCTCCTCTGCCTCTCTTAATTTATCCTTATAGCTGCCAATTTGAGACTGCAGCCATGAAGAAGCCTCTTTTACGGTCCGATTCCTCTTTTCAACATCCTGCTGCATATAGATTCTTACAAAAGCATTAGCTATAGTGCTTGCTCTTAATGGATCAGTATCATCAACACTTAGCAAAACTATCTGTGTATTCTTTGGCATTTCAATTCTAACTTGAAGCCTAAGCCTTTCAGGTAAATTATAAATATTTTTATAATAGGAATCTTTGCTTGCACGCAATTCATCCGCTACTTTCTCTGCTAAAGCAAGCGAAGAAAGTAGTTTAATTTGAGTCTGCAAGAAAGGTTCCCCCCATAAGCTTTCTCTATAAACCTCATCAACCCCAATAACCTTCGGAGGCACAAGATCAATTAGAAGGCTTGCTGTCGCTCGATACATTGGGGTCTGCTGCGATACATATACCGTAACCGCGGTAGTAATAATAAAAACGCAGGCTAAGATCAACCATATCCTTTTTTTTATTATTCTTAAATAATCTTGTATCGTTACTTGGCTTGTTTCGGGATTAGGTAGCATAATTTATCCTTCTAAAAGAATGATTCCGGGACAGAAATTGTATCATCTGGCTCAAGCTCGATATCTTTTGTTTCATCACCTGTCTTTAAGATTGAACCTACAGGCACAACATATATTTGTTTTTTTCCTTCATAGGTACGAATAACTTTTGTTCCATTTGCCATAGCTGTTTCGGAGAGCCCCCCCGCTAAAGCAATAGCATCAAGAACAGTCATACCTTTCTTTAAATCAAAAACTCCGGGCTTTTCAACCTTCCCTAAAACTGAAATAGTACCCAACTTATCTACAACTATAGTATCGTTTCCTTTAAGGTCAATATCCGGCACCTCTCTATCCAAAATCTGCTGAGCATCCACCTCCATTGTCATTTTTTTATTTCCCACATTCCGTATTATTTTAACCTTGCTAGTATCAGCTTTATCGGTAAAACCTCCAGCGGTTGCAATTGCCTGTGTTAAACTAAAAACCGCTTTCATTTCATAAGACCCGGGAGTCTTAACTTCTCCAAGTATTGAAATTTCTGCATATTGCTTAATAAAAACAGATACTTGCGGGCTAACCATAAATCCGCCACTTAACAAATCAGTTAATTTTTTTTCCAGCTCTCTGGCTGTTAAACCCTCTGCTTTAATATTACCAATTAATGGATAAGAAATATTTCCATCCGGACCCACTCTGACTTCTCTAGACAAATCCGGCTCTTCATAAACTTTAATTTCTAAAAGATCGCTTATTCCGATTTGATAGTCTGAATCGACTTTTGATTTTATATCTTTGACTGCACCATTCTCATTTTGCGCTATTGAAACCCCAAAAATAACAAAAATAAAAAAACTAAATATTAATATTTTTCTCATTCTCAAAACTCCGAATTTGCAGAAAAAGCAACACTATTCGTCATAGGGCTATTATATGAAACATTGGAATCTTGCTTTTGAAAAGTATATTTAAGGTTCATCTTTAGCCATTTACGGAAAGCATACGAAAGGCTTGGCGTAAACCCTACAACCTTATCGTTCTGTTTACTAGAATATTTAGTATCTGAAAGATTCAAACTGCATCCTAAAGAAAATTTAGGATTAAAAGCAAGATCATGCTCATAACCAATAACACTATTAAAATAACTCTTGGTTGTTAAAGAACGGTTAATTGATTCCTGCATACCATTGTATAATGTTAATCTATACCTAGTCAATTTATCATAATTATAAGTTAATCCCATTTCTACGGAAGGAGAATCTTTTGGAGAATTATTCTCCTTTAAGATTTTTCGCCCATAACCAAACTTCATATTCCCTTTTATTTTAGCTGTAATCTTTCCGTCAATACCAACAAAGAATTTATAGTACCAACTATTATCTAGATTTGTCCCTGATTTTAAATACTCAATAGTACCATAATCAAATTCCAAGAAGAACCTAGTTTTAGGCATAGAAATAGGCTTTATATAAGCCATAAGCGCCCAAAGTTTTTGGTCGTCAGTATTGCTACTGCCATAAGCTCCATCATAAACACTATGCGTATAAGTGTATTTAGTATCAAAATCCATACGGCTAAAATCAATTCCGTAGCCAATGTTTGAATTGTATATGGTATTGCCAGTCACACCACTTGCACCTGTTGTCAATTCAGAATTTAAAGTAGAAAATTTTACAAAAGAAGAGGAAAATAATATTTTGTGCTTATTGTTTCCAAAAATCATATTCCAACTGCCATATGGCCTTATACGATTAAGATGAGTATTCCTCTTATAAAATCTTTCATCTATACCTCCGTCTAACACCAAAGAAAACATTCTCCTGCTCTCAATCTGTCCATATTCCTTAGAAAACTTGGCAGGCGTTTCACCAATAGTTACTTTCAACCCCGGCTTTACAGTGTTGATCAAATCGTAAGAAGGGTTAAGCTTGTCATCCTGATTAAAAAGATTATTGGTATATTCCGTAGAAATTGAAGCATATGGATGAAAGATATTATTTAAGAAATCAAGTGTTTCACCCACTACACCGCTAGGCGTCCCGGACAAAGGCATCAAAGAATCCCTTCTCTTGAATCCTGCCTTCTCAATAGAACCTAAAACCTCCTCCTGCTCAAGAGAAGCCTTAATCATTTTTTCTCTTGTATTATCAAAAACAAGATTATTCCTTAAAGCCGCAGACATAGCAGCTTCTCTTGCGGGATTACTCATAACCGCATCAGACATGATTTTATCGCGCATTAAATCATATGGAGAATTTTGGGCGAAAGACGGCTTATGAAGAATTATAAATCCCATAATAATCAAAAAAAAATAGTTGGTTTTCACCTCTTGCTTGTTTTCTTTAATTTAAACAACCCGGCAAACTTATAGATTAAGTTTCTTTTTTTAAGCTTTTCTTCGACGGAGAATAAACGCTTAGCAATGATACTGCTTACCGCCTCTTCTATTTCAGTAAATTGCAGCCCATATTCAATATACTTACCAGTCTTAAATGATTTTATCCAAACGACTTTTGCTAAAACAAAAACCGGAGAATTAAAAGCGGGAAAATTGATTTTTAACTCTAAAAGGCTGGACATTGGCAGCAACTTATCAATGCGCATACGAATGCCTCCTGCGCCAATATCCTTAACTGCGGCAAGGCAAAAGCAAGTTTCTTTCGGCTCAGTTGCCAAAAGCTTATATTTGGCCAAATGATAGGCTGTAAAACGGCTATGCTTTCTGCGTTCTTGACCCGTTGATTTTGCCATATTAAAATTATAATATCAATAAATCACAAAATGTCAAGGAGTTATGATAATTTTCTTAAAGATTATTTTATAATTTATTAAAAAGGCTGAACTTCCCTGCGCCGCAAATTAATAGGCCGATTAACACAAAAATTACCACAAAATTGTACTCAAATCCGCCATTTGTAATGAAAAAACCTTTACTTAAATGCACCTTGATAGCTGCAACAAGCATAAATATTATCAAAAAGATTGAAGTTGTTCTTACGCTTATACCTAGGATTAAAAACAATCCCCCAATTAATACAGTATAAGCAGCAAGATAGGACCAAAACAATGCAGGCCTAAATTCCAAACCAACCAACATTTCAGCAAATTTTTCAGGTCCGCTGCCCCCGAATAAGCCAAATGCCATCTGCAGCCCATGCGCGAAAAACATAATCCCGAGTCCAAGCCGGATAACTAAAATTGCTAAATCCATCATTTGCCACCCCCCTTTAACAAATCTTTGATTATCCCAAATCTATTGCGAAAGCCGAATGAACGGTAAATACACATTAAAAAATGCAATAAAGTAGGTATCGCTCCTTTTAAATTAACACCAAACACTCTTCCGCAAGACTTATTATTAGCCATAGGAATAATATAGCCAAAATCAAGAGGCTTGTATTTTATCAGCCTCTGCCTTTGTATACCCCTCGTTACATTTATAGCAGCACACTCTCCTTGAGTAATCGCAAACTGCACTGCCATACGTAAATAATTATTCCTAAAAGAAAAGTAAGAAGCGTCTCCGATAATAAAACAAAACTCACTGAGCCTTAAGAAATCATCGACCTTAACTCTTCCTTGAGGATTTTTTTCTACATTTAAATTCTGAACAAAACTTGGAGCCTTAACGCCGGCAGCCCAAATTACCAAAGAATTTTCAAAAATTTTATCTCCGGATACAAAAACTCTCTTCCCTTCTATTTTTTCAATACTGCTATTAACACAAATGCCTATACCCAGATTCTTAAAATTATTTAAAACATATTCTTTCATCCACTCAGGAAGCACGCCTAGCAATGAAGGAGCTCTTTCAACTACAACGACTTTTCCCAATCTCTTCTTTATCTTCAAAAATAAGCTTAAGTTCGTCGCTACCTCCACTCCGGTGTAACCACCTCCTGCAACTATGTAATTATCAAAAATATCTTTATTCAAAATGCTGATTATTTTCTTTGCATCCTCCACGCTATCAAGCTTAAAGGAATTTTGCCTTATATTTTCATTCCCGTAAAAATTAGTTTCAGAACCGACAGAAATTATCAGATAATCAAAATTTATTTTCTTATTAGCGGTAGAAATCTCTTTCGTATCTAAACTAACCGACAACACTTCTTCGTTTATAAAATCGAACCTGTACCTCTTAGCCAATTCTTCAATCCTATAGCCAAGAAAATCAGGAGTTATACCTCTTCCTAAACAATCCGGAAGCATTGGTAGAAAATCAAAAGTTTCCTTCTTATCAACGAGAGTTACGTTAAAAGAAGTCTTTGAA from Candidatus Omnitrophota bacterium harbors:
- a CDS encoding O-antigen ligase family protein, translated to MHREEAVEYLGSFVIEAFLLSLVFFPPLIYGGVTNTPIFLIELISILLVFVFILKCFFKKEFHLIRFPFLPLVLFVCLILFQLLPLPLDFLSVLSPKTGLLFKDFMVNPASNHSLSINPELTVSMLLLFSSYLFIFFTVINYIDTIKKIKRLFVAIIVIGFVVSFYGVVSRFTPAILKFSTFTNRNHFSAYIQMVIPLAISYSLISPLAIRISSLFMASIMTLSLFLSLSRGGIVSFLMSLFLLLLFLSIKIREKRNTFMIIAVVLILAISFGVFSSKHVAQRLETLTHPLKIYSDRLNVIKNSASIIKDFSSFGTGLGTFGEIFQKYKTFESHIEYDVFKFAHNEPVQLLVETGIFGFLLVLIFIFLYFKNIFLKYSRKNNVYLICIILGCLFGLFSITLHSLFDFVFHVPANAVLFCIILALVYRVIYLEDVHSSLDIPYFKIRLPMPIKISLLTALTLTLIFVFSLVLKQYESKIIFDKIINVKIPDKKIDAIIEYRKLIKNISSAIALNPGNSLYLEKKADLLSELVTREDFKDELKNFDEYNSKEKVLFLSEELYKKAIDLNPTNANFHMKLGWLYSELDYKDLSQKEFKKAILLDPMNKKIKNYIDNVLKE
- a CDS encoding polysaccharide biosynthesis tyrosine autokinase, with the protein product MLPNPETSQVTIQDYLRIIKKRIWLILACVFIITTAVTVYVSQQTPMYRATASLLIDLVPPKVIGVDEVYRESLWGEPFLQTQIKLLSSLALAEKVADELRASKDSYYKNIYNLPERLRLQVRIEMPKNTQIVLLSVDDTDPLRASTIANAFVRIYMQQDVEKRNRTVKEASSWLQSQIGSYKDKLREAEEALNNYVQTNKIVDLPDIERKTQGLLEALKGEKSKLETELAEGAKRYKEQHPKIIAIKAQLEDINDKLINETNHLLELNQKLVQYNLLKKEVESSQNVYTGMLSRLKETGIAEKIETSRISVVDYAKPPEFPFKPNKQKAMQMAVIFSLIIGVGISYLLEYLDSSIRTAEDVSSYLNLPFLGYIPSVYKEAKTDSEKAVLALQGAQSQISEAFRAARTSILFATPEDKPLHIILLTSSLPQEGKSFVSSNLSIVFSQLNERVILIDMDMRRPKIHKNFNIDQKPGLSDFLTGGVDLEKIINKTSIPNLFIIPTGTIPPNPSELLSSKKIITLLEDLKGKFNRIIVDSPPVLSVADSQILSNIVDGVVLVVKGASTRLEAVDRAKKKLSEAKSGRTIGVIVNNIAPEKEDKYYYYHYYYSEEGKKVKKK
- a CDS encoding SLBB domain-containing protein, whose amino-acid sequence is MRKILIFSFFIFVIFGVSIAQNENGAVKDIKSKVDSDYQIGISDLLEIKVYEEPDLSREVRVGPDGNISYPLIGNIKAEGLTARELEKKLTDLLSGGFMVSPQVSVFIKQYAEISILGEVKTPGSYEMKAVFSLTQAIATAGGFTDKADTSKVKIIRNVGNKKMTMEVDAQQILDREVPDIDLKGNDTIVVDKLGTISVLGKVEKPGVFDLKKGMTVLDAIALAGGLSETAMANGTKVIRTYEGKKQIYVVPVGSILKTGDETKDIELEPDDTISVPESFF
- a CDS encoding outer membrane beta-barrel protein, with translation MGFIILHKPSFAQNSPYDLMRDKIMSDAVMSNPAREAAMSAALRNNLVFDNTREKMIKASLEQEEVLGSIEKAGFKRRDSLMPLSGTPSGVVGETLDFLNNIFHPYASISTEYTNNLFNQDDKLNPSYDLINTVKPGLKVTIGETPAKFSKEYGQIESRRMFSLVLDGGIDERFYKRNTHLNRIRPYGSWNMIFGNNKHKILFSSSFVKFSTLNSELTTGASGVTGNTIYNSNIGYGIDFSRMDFDTKYTYTHSVYDGAYGSSNTDDQKLWALMAYIKPISMPKTRFFLEFDYGTIEYLKSGTNLDNSWYYKFFVGIDGKITAKIKGNMKFGYGRKILKENNSPKDSPSVEMGLTYNYDKLTRYRLTLYNGMQESINRSLTTKSYFNSVIGYEHDLAFNPKFSLGCSLNLSDTKYSSKQNDKVVGFTPSLSYAFRKWLKMNLKYTFQKQDSNVSYNSPMTNSVAFSANSEF
- a CDS encoding PilZ domain-containing protein, which gives rise to MAKSTGQERRKHSRFTAYHLAKYKLLATEPKETCFCLAAVKDIGAGGIRMRIDKLLPMSSLLELKINFPAFNSPVFVLAKVVWIKSFKTGKYIEYGLQFTEIEEAVSSIIAKRLFSVEEKLKKRNLIYKFAGLFKLKKTSKR
- a CDS encoding DoxX family protein translates to MMDLAILVIRLGLGIMFFAHGLQMAFGLFGGSGPEKFAEMLVGLEFRPALFWSYLAAYTVLIGGLFLILGISVRTTSIFLIIFMLVAAIKVHLSKGFFITNGGFEYNFVVIFVLIGLLICGAGKFSLFNKL
- a CDS encoding FAD-dependent oxidoreductase produces the protein MKKILIIGAGFGGLSAARILSKTSFNVTLVDKKETFDFLPMLPDCLGRGITPDFLGYRIEELAKRYRFDFINEEVLSVSLDTKEISTANKKINFDYLIISVGSETNFYGNENIRQNSFKLDSVEDAKKIISILNKDIFDNYIVAGGGYTGVEVATNLSLFLKIKKRLGKVVVVERAPSLLGVLPEWMKEYVLNNFKNLGIGICVNSSIEKIEGKRVFVSGDKIFENSLVIWAAGVKAPSFVQNLNVEKNPQGRVKVDDFLRLSEFCFIIGDASYFSFRNNYLRMAVQFAITQGECAAINVTRGIQRQRLIKYKPLDFGYIIPMANNKSCGRVFGVNLKGAIPTLLHFLMCIYRSFGFRNRFGIIKDLLKGGGK